The sequence below is a genomic window from Bos javanicus breed banteng chromosome 5, ARS-OSU_banteng_1.0, whole genome shotgun sequence.
tccaactctcacatctgtacatggtgGTAGTtaactcactaagttgtgtctgactcttgcaacctcatggactgtagcctcccaggctcctctgtccatggggattctccaggcaagagtactgaagtgggttgccatttccttctcccacatctgtacatgactactggaaaaaccatacctttgactgtatggacctttgttggcaaaattctgtctctgctttttaatacactgcttagatttgtcacagctttttccTAGGAGATCTGGAAGACAACATATTTCTTACTtgattaaatcaataaatatttgaggtcCTGTCACATGTCAGAGTCTATGTTGGGTCCTAGTGATATACTGGTGAACAACAGAGATAGAGTCCCTGTCATCATGGAGCTGAGGCTAAGGGGGATGCAGttcaagagaaagataaacatttaaTGCAATAGATACTTTGATAGGGGAGGTTCAGTGTGACCTGAGCAATAAGAACACCTAATCCAGCCCTGGGAGGTGGCTAAAGAGAGATCTGAGGTAATCATGTGATACAGTCCCAAAGTGTCCTCAGCACCTTTGTATTTTCTTATACCATCATGAGTTTGTTTCCAAGGGAATCCCACTGTCTTGGAGAGCTAGAATTACCACCTCTTTTGTCTTTCCCCCTCTCAAGCAGAAACTGAATTTGATAAGTGCTATTGAGGTCCATATTGAGGTCTTGGAAAAAGCTTTGCTGAGCCTCTGCCATCCTGGAGAAAATTCCCTTGTTCACATAACCCCCAACCAGTCTGTTTCTCACTCTCAACGTTTTATCTTCACCCATTGtctcttattggagaaggcaatggcaccccactccagtactcttgcctggaaaatcccatggatggaggagcctggtaggctgcagtccatggggtggctaagagtcggacacgactgagcgacttcactttcacttttcactttcatgcattggagaaggaaatggcaacccactccagtgttcttgcctggagaatcccagggacgggggagcctggtaggctaccgtctgtggggtcacacagagtcggacacgactgaagtgacttagcatagcatagcataacattGTCTCTTATCCCTGGTAGTAGTGCAAGTCATAGTTGGCATTCATACCCTGTAGAAAGGAATTAATAATGCCATAATGAATCTTTTTCCTGagggtttttttctttaccaCCATCTTAGTTGATTAGGAtttatgaacatcttttttgtagagttttgAATATTGATGCAGAATCAAAGTACTTTAATTAATTTATAGGAAAAAtcgaaaggattttttttttctgttcccttAATTTTCATACCTTGGAGAATATCCAGTATGATGGAAACATTACAGACAGAAAAACAGTTATGGGGAGAAAAAACTGTTGAGGTTTCTCAGAGGAAATAGATGGTACTTTTTATTATTGGTATTTTATAAATGAGCAGTCACTTTTGGGACCCACATATTATGTCAGACTTTAAAGTATTATAGTTGTGACCTTTCGAGTAAACTCTAAGCTACTCagactatacatacacacatattcattTGAGGGAAAACTTACATTCTGCTAATTTTCCATATGTATTTTGTCAACTAAATATTGGAAGATACAGCTCTATCCAGACTGACAACATTTGAAAATATCTCTCAATTTTGCTTAAAAAATCCCTATGTGCTGTGGCTGTTTTTCTGGCATTTGTAagacattttatttctgtttggttttcaATTCCTCATGTTTTAGCCAGTCATTTTTGGTTGGTTGAAAATTAGCCACTTTAGTTTAAATATACTTCCCCtggaaaatgagataaaaaaaaaataacccccaAATTAAACTGaagcattttcttaaaatacttaGCCTAAAAAGGCTTGGTATACATGATATGGACAAGTAAAACCTTGGGATTAAATGGACATTAATGATAGATATTTTGCTTCTCATGGTGATAATAGAGGTACTGGATTCAGCCTGGAGTTGGGAGTCACATATTTGGACTTCCTCAGCTCTATTGCACCACTGACAAACCAGCTTAGTACCCGGTGATCTTGTCAGTTTCACAGTCAGTGTTAGAGATTTATCATCCAGTCCCACCTCTTTGGGATTAGACTTCTGTAGACTAATGGAAGGCTTTGCAGGtagcacagaggtaaagaatccacctgccaatgcaggagacgcaagagatgtgggttcaatccctgggtcaggaagattcactggagtaggaaatggcagcccactgtagtcttcctgggaaaatcccacggactgaggagtcttgtgggccacagtccgtgggtagcaaagggctggacatgactgaagcgactgagcagcacacacacagcacagactATAGATTGCTAATATGGATTGTGGAGAGTTGCTCACTTtaattaacatttgttttaaCAGCTACTTAAAGCGCAGAAGAAAGCCCAGAGAAGGGAGCACATGCTAAAACTTGAGGCTGAAAAGAAAAAGCTTCGCACTATACTTCAAGTTCAGTATGTATTACAGAACTTGATGCAGGAACATGTCCAGAAAGACTTCAAAGGGGGCTTGAATGGTGCAGTGTATTTGCCTTTAAAAGAACTTGACTACCTcattaaattttcaaaactgACCTgtcctgaaagaaatgaaagtctgaggtaagttaataaaaatgttttcctaaaaTAAGACACATGACACTTTAGCTTTTCAGTGTATATATTCAGCATTGGAAACATTGGCTGTCCAGGCTCTCACAAGGTTGATAGACTATCTAGTAGGAAAGTGAATTTGAATGGTATCATTAACCTGCTTCTTTATTGTAACACTGATCTTTAAAATGTCTGATAGTTTAGCCTTATACTGGTATTAACCATAATACTAATTAGTAtactcttaaacatttttttgtaatTATGTCAGACTGTTGTATGACTGAGAGTCTTTGCCTCCTTACTACTGTACCTAATTGGAGGTAAATGAAATTTAACTTGATCCGTATCACTCAGCTGTCAAAGTTAGAATTATTTAGTGTTCTTCTTTTGCTGTGAATAAATACtgaggaataaatttaataatttaaaataaaaccccaGCAAATTGAGGcatctcaatttttttcttctacagcTATCTATTTGCTGTTTTTGCTTAAATGGAATATGGAGTAAATCAGCTATTGAGCAGAGCTCTGTGCTTTTGATTTGTTAGATTCAGGTCGTTTCAAtgctgtgtttgttagccatgcaAAAGCAGAGTTAGTTTCAACTGTTACTAGAAATTACCCTATCAGTTCAGGAAGAAACCTTATAAAACTCTTTAATTACCTATATATagccatatatttatttatttacttattcctaCCTGATAATCTACTCCACCATCATCGTCTATTTGGTTGCTTCCTTCTAATGCTTCACTTTGATAGATCCAGGGAATAAAGCTtactttaatatttgaaatgtaaGTGAAACCTAATTTGAAAAATGAGCTGCTCTCTTTAAAGTCTGATGTAGCTCTTAATATTTCCAATCCACTGTTCTTTTATCTAGGATGTATACTTGGTAATGAATGATACCATATTGATTGCTTTAAACTCTTTTTGAGTCTATTCCTTAATAGCTGTATTTggtaaaatctttattttagttGTTTTAAGGAAAAATGCTTATATATATGAAGTCCATAAATGGGCATTTAGTCatcttttataaaatttcaattttttatttccagagagtagaaaaacacaaaatgaacACTGAATGTCTTAATTGTTGATGGGTTATATTGTATAAATTGGTCTGCTCCATGTGCCTCTAAAACcactttttctgctgctgcttttccTCGTCAGCGTTGAAGACCAGATGGAGCAGTCATCCTTGTACTTTTGGGACCTTTTGGAAGGTAGTGAGAAAGCAGTGGTAGGAACAACATGTGAGTTTTCTCTACTCTGGGCTTATGCAATAAATACTAAACTTTATGTCTAGGAGTTTAGTATGATATCAAGGGCCAAAACTGTGTCAGTCCATCAGAACTTACATGTCTGACAATACTGGATTCATTGGCAGAATGATagctttgttttgttctgttagaAGCAGCTCTTGTTTAATTGTACTCACTAAAATGGAACCTGTGGTGAGTTTTGAGTGGCAATTCACTATGATTTGGGAACAGAGCTATAGACTAGTGCTTGACCATTTTGGGATTCAGTTCTCTGTTCTGCGTGGTAGTACCCATTCTGTTCAGGAAACTTAAATCCACACATTGTTAATATCAAAGTTTATTTACCAGACCTGCTTAAAAAAATAGGAATGGTTTGGCTCCATAGTCTATGGAAACATTGTTGTCTACCGATCTGGAATTGATCTGGAGAGAAAGAGTCCTTTTGGCTTTGTAAGTAGGCTTTGACCAGATGACCAAGTACAAATGTCTGGACTTGAAGTACATAATTTTGTGTGCTAGTTTAAGATAATGAAAACTCACTGGAAGCTGGTAaacatttttgttatttccttttaaaaaatatttgagtatGAATAACTCTCAATTTCTTAAGTCCTTTCAAATTTAAATCACAGGTATTTATTGCTTGGTTAGAATTCAAAGTGATACAAATACTTTGGAAACTAGTTTGTCAGtttttttataaaattgtgtATACTTACTATATCACCAAGCAGTTACACTTCTAgtacccaagagaattgaaaacatacaTCCCTTTAAGTACTTGTACACGAATGTTCATACCAGCTTATTCAGAACAGTCCCAAATTGAACCCAGTCCAGATGTACATCAGCTGataattaataaacaaaatgtgatatatccatacagtgaaatCATTTCAGCagtaaaaaaggaatgaattattgATACTGTAGCAGCATGTgtgaatctcaaaataaattatgctgaatgaaagaagccagataaaaaatgaatgcataatgtatgatttcatttatatgaaattctagaaaagacatAATGTGAATGATAGCGGGTCAGTGGTTGTTAGGGAGTAGGGGGAAGAGATTGTTTATAAAAGGGAAATAAGGGAACTTTTTGAGTTGATTAAAATAGTCTATATTGTGGTTATGGTGGAAGTAACATGACTATTACATACCTGctaaaactgtacacttaaaatgggaaTTTTGTTTCTTGTAAATTTTACCTcaaagttgattttaaaagaaaggtaATCTGTGTCATAGTATTCCTCTGAAAAGAATAGTAGACCCAAATCAAGTTTGAGAACTCTGCTTTATTTGGGAATTATGTTTTTAGTGGCTATCAAAAGTGAAATAGATTTTAGATCTGTTTATGATCTTTAATGTCATTTTAAGGTTTTTCTTGATTATCAAATGGTGATGTGGTAGGAGTGAAATACAGCATAATTCAAGAGTGAAATCTTAATCATGGAATTTTGTACTTTAAACATTCTTTAGAGATTGTCCAAGATAGGTTTTTCTAAAGATTATATTTGAGGAACTGTGTTATTTTACTTCTCCAAAGCCATAGTTACTTGGGGAAGGTAGAGTAATTGCTTATTGTGATGTCTTAGGGGTGGATGGGAAAATTCTATTTTCTCCCAGCTCAGGGAATAAATATGTGCTTTTTATGACACACTAGAGTCTTCAATTGGAATCTCTGATTTTTAGTCATTTTCCAAATGGTGGAAATGGAGGTCCAGAGAAACTTAAATGGCTTGCTAAACTTTGGGATTCTGACTTAAAATGTGTATTCCTTCAGTGTGAGGTAGTGATGGACTACGTATTCCCTTTTTGTAGCGCGGCCAGTCCGTAAGTATCCCCGGTGTGAAATGTTATAACGACATACAGCCAGGATAAAGCTACGTTAAGATTTCTATTTCACATAATTTTCCATGAACTGTTCAGCTATGTGATAACTAACTCTTAGTCACTTTTTGTtagacaaacacatgaaagatcTACTCTCTAAATTGCTGAACTCAGGCTATTTTGAAAGTATCCCAGTTCCAAAACATGCTAAGGAAAAAGAGGTAtcattggaggaagaaatgctaataaaatcggagaagaaaaaacaattatTGAAGACTGAATCTGTTAAAGAGTCAGGTTTGTTGTGATCTCTGAAATTCTTTATAGTGGTTGCATTTTTAACACTTAACCAAATGAGTCAAGTCATTGTAAAATGattgctttgttttaattttattttctgcctgCATAGAAATCTTTACTAGTCCCAGGATAAGCCTAGGTTTAGGAAACATGTCTAGGCTTTACTACCATGATTGGCAGAGTGAATCTCAATAGAAACTTTAGGGTATACTTTGTTACAAGAGAGTATACTGTTAAAATGAGGCATTTATGGAATTTGAAGGAATCTCTTCGTTAAACTATTAGGATCATTCTATTTAAAACTGTTAAAGTGTAAGTTATAGTAGAGTTCAATACTCTACTGTAGGCCAAGAATATAAATAATCTAAGGTTAACATActgatcaaaggaaaaaaatgccaaaatcagttaaagaaatatttttcaaaattctactTTTCTTGGAGAAGAAATACTTTAAGTAAGTAACACGTTTACTAATGATTGTTGAGGCTGGAAAGAAATATTACTTCTAAGGAGGTAGTCCAAGCAGCTTTCTGGTAGCCACTAGCAAGATTCAAGTGTTTCTCATTTATACCTCATGACACCAGAGCTATAACTCTGTCTTGAAAGAAGCTGGTGTTTGTGGGTAAGGGGAGATAGTCCTATTCAGTCAGAAATCAGTTTGTAACTGCAGCTTGAATTCAGAAAACTGTCTTGAGTAAGGAGAGCAACTAGCTCCAACTAGCCTCAGCCCACATGCTTTTGACCAACACCCAATAGTGAGAATTACTTCTTCCATAAATATACTTAATTGCACCATCCTTTTTCTATTACCCTTCTGAAAATTGTTTCTTAAATGAATTATAGTGTAATCAGTCTAAAAACTTACGGTTTACCtggtatttatttaatatttcttttattttctcagagtCTCTTATGGAACTGGCACAACCAGAGATACAACCACAAGAGGTAAAGTACTAAAAGGCGGTTTTCAGTCAACTTCGGGTTTTGAGACTTTCGGATAGTGTTGTGGTTAAAAACTGAGGCTCTGGATCTAGACTGCATAAGCTTGAATCCTGGCCTTGCCGCTTATTAGCTTTTTAGTGACTTTGGGCGAGCTACCTAGCTCAGCTGTGTCTGTTATTCTCCTgcacaaaatggggataatgataatGCCTGCCTTACATAGTTACTGTGAGGTTTGAAGGAGTTCACTTAAATTCTAAGTTACTTACACTTTGGCCTGGCATACAAGCTGCAAGTGTTAGCTGTTGCTGTTTTTGGCTCCTGTACTGGAATTTAAAGATGAGTAGGATTTTGCTCTTGCCAAAATTTACTCATATTGGTAACAGAAGAGGgtatttgttctctttctgaaGTGACATTTTAATTCATGGAGGCTGAAAATAATGGAAGAAGCAGAATTACAGTATGATTGATACATAATGGGAATAAAGAAAAGGTTGGTAATTCAGGGAACATAAGGCTTCAGAATAAAGAGAATAACTTTGTGTAGTTGAACTATCCTCTGCCTTAACATTTGAGGGAGTCAGGTGGTCCCAAAGGCGGCAGAGGCAGAATAACCTTGGTAAGAGAGCCTGAGTCAAGCAAATGTGGCACCAAGATGTGCACTGCTTACCAGTCTGAGGTGAGTCAAATGTAGATCGCTACTTTTGAAGTTTGTCTTTCTGTTAATTGAGGGGAAAGGAATGGACCAAAAAGGAGGAGACTCTCTTCAAGGAGGTTAAGGACAGAAATTTCCTGTTAGCACAGTGGTTCAGACCAGTGGACATAGGAGTTTAGTACTGCCCCCAAGGTCTACAAACTGACTTGAACACGTTTTCCCTCTGGTTTAGTTTCTTAACAGACGCTACATGACAGAAGTAGATTATTCaagtaaacaagatgaagagcAATCTTGGGAAGCAGATTATGCTAGAAAACCAAATCTCCCTAAATGTTGGGATATGCTTACTGAACCAGATGGGCAGGAGAAGAAACAGGAAACCTTCAAGTCCTGGGAGTCTTCTGTAAAGCACCAGGAGGTATCAAAGCCTGTGGTTTCCTTAGAACAGAGGAAACAAGAGATTCCAAAACTCAGGTCCACTCTGCAGGAAGAGCAGAAGAAGCAGGATGTCTCCAAAACCAAACCAACTCCTGGCCAGTGGAAGCAGGAAGCTTCCAAATCCAAACCAGGGTACATTCAAGAGGAACAGAAGAAGCAGGAAACACTGAAGCCTTGGCCAGTTCAGCCACAGAAAGAACAAGAGCCAAAGAAGCAAACGTCAAAGTCTTGGACACCATCTGTGCAGAGTGACCAGGACATCACCAAGTCATGGACCTCTCCCACGTGTGAAGAACAGGATTCAAGACATCCAGAGACTCCAAAATCCTGGGAAAACAATGTTGAGAGTCAGAAACATCCTTTAACACCACAATCACAGATTTCTCCAAAGTCCTGGGGAGTAGCTGCAGCAAGCCTCATACCAAATGACCAGCTCCTTCCCAGGAAGTTTAATACAGAATCCAAAGATGTGAGTTGATTTGTATCAGTCTGTTCCTGTCATTGTAGGCATAAATAGAGATTTGTGATactgataatttaaaatttctcattagaaaaaaatcagtaaaacccatattaatatataaagtatttcaCTTAACCCTTTAATGCATAGTTTGTTTTTCCTAGAAAATCGAAGCACTTAGTCTGTCTTTTGTGCTTAACCTGAAGTGAAATTTCTACaattagaaaataatgttttaatgcTCAAATTTTAATGACATGATATGAcatcaaaataatgatagttCAGAGAAGACTATAATGTGAAGTGAGATATGTAAATGCATATCAAAAGGTGGGAGACCTTTTTCTGATGCAAGTTACATTTTTCTgtattctcttccttctctttcactGACTTATAGTCATTCAATTAGCTTGTCCTCTTTGAATAAGGAACAAATGGACAGGAGAAGAAACAGGAATCTTTCATGTTCTGTTTCTGAAGATTAGTGCTTGGGGAGGGAGCTGGATTagttgtctgtttctgtttcaaaataaaaattttctgcaGATGAAAAGTATAGGTATTTACCATTCTATAATTAAGTTTTGGAGTATGAGATTTGGTTCAAATATGAGGCCTCATTCTGTTAATAATAAATAACTCATGCCAGTAATATAAGGCTTATAATGAATAATCCTTAGATACAGTGCTAGTTAGTCTTGTCTTTTATTAGAAGTTATTTACCACTATTTCAGTGCAGGCTTGTTGAAGACTTGTTATCACCTTGTTTGCTAAGAAGTGTGAACTCACTACCCTCCCAGTGTTCTCCATGTCCATCTCGTAGTGTTCCTGAACTTCCATGACATTTTAgccagaagtgaaagtgttagttgctcagtcatgtccgactcctcgcaaccccatgggctagcccaataggctcctctgtccatggggtttcccaaggcaagaatgctggagtggattacaatttccttctccaggggatcttcctaacctagggatcgaacccagatgtATTGAGGACCATATATCTTTGGTCCTTTAACAGTTTGAAGATTATTTTTGTATGttgcacagggaactgtactcaatagtttttaataacctataaaggaaaagactctgaaaaagaatgcgcacacatacatgtataaaaaatggaatcactgtggtgtacacctgaaactaacatgatactgtatatcataaatcaactatacttcaattaaaaagtgagGGGGCAGAAAACATTTTGTTTAGGGAATTCAGATCActgcattttataaattatgcCTGCCTCAATTCTACCTTTTGGGAAGAGAATTTTAGAGATATTTgtctccttttattttcctttcttcctctttaagtGGTAATGTAATTTTAGCTTCATCCTGACCCTGCAGAAGATTGATAGCCTTATTTCACTAACCAGATATGATATGACAGTAATTTTAACAGGATAGCTATCAATATTTTGGGAAATTTATAAACCAAATttaatacttcaataaagttgcTCAAAAAACACAGTTAAAAATTCCAGTAGGTATAACAGTGCTGAGCCTTGACCATAGGAAATATTGATACTCTGCTGTTTGTTGAATAGTATTTAAAATCAAGAGTGTTTAATTGTAAAGGTCAGAACTCATTTATTGTACCTTATGGCACAGACATCGTCATATTGAAGTTACAGGGTCTCTCAGTGAGTGCGTGCCTCTATCTGTATTGCAATCTCCACTGTCTTTATTTAATATGACTAAGTACAGTCAAGGGCAAAAAAGAGTTCAAAGACAAAAGACTAGATACATGAAATAAATCACCAAAGTTCATACTTTTCTCCTAAAAGAGCCTTTCATATATTTCCTTAGGGTCTATTAACTATTATTTTATGACGTTGTTGATGTAgcttagctgtgtgatttctTAGTGAATTAGAAGGTGGAGAGGAGGAGCTGGTAGGGATTGGTTTGCTGATACCTGTAAGAAATAACCATAAACATGAGGTCTGTTTCAGCAATCTTAAGAAATATAGCTGGAGGGGGACCACATTCTAAACAACAGTAGCCCCGCCAAAGTATACTTACTTTATAACAAAATATAACAAtgtatatataacaaaatataacaatatataataaaatataacaaaatataacaaaatataacaaTCCTAAACTCtaggatatatgtgtatacatttttataCCTTAATGTTGCTGAAATCagatatatataacaaaatataacaatatataataaaatataacaaaatacaaCAATCCTAAACTCtaggatatatgtgtatacatttttataCCTTAATGTCTCTGAAAtcagatatatattaaaaatgggATATATAATTAATGTGATAGTAACTTTTTTCCTTGGAAAAACGTCATTGAGGTGTTTTATATTGTAGGCAGTGGCATCTTGTGGAGGACATAAGGTAACCGATGTCCACAATGAAAGAACTTTTTATCAAGGAAGTTCTGCTGTTATTGgccttccttttaaaaagatgatgaTTAGCAACAGTTCCCATTAAAGTTGTACTGAAGGGGGAAACATTTAAAGTTTGTTTAAATTACTTAGAAGAGGCATTTATGTGGAAATTCTTTACCTGAGATAAACCTATAAGTGAACACTGCTATGTGTTTTGATTACATTAAGATGCAGTGATAAGCTAAGTTTCCTGAATCAAGCTGTTGAATTTGAACTTCACTCTTACACATTATGGGTTTATCTTGTAGGTGCCTAAGCCTATGCATCAGCCTGTAGGTTCTTCCTCTACCCTTCCAAAGGATCCAGTATTGAGGAAAGAAAAACTGCAGGATCTGATGACCCAGATTCAAGGAACTTGTAACTTTATGCAAGTATGAGTCATTATTAAGTGAATCTTAAATGCTAGTTATGGGGCTACTAGCTTCTGGTCTGAAGCATTAAATGAAGTCGTTAAGAGCATATATTCTGGTGTTCAGAATGAGtacaaatctcagctctgccacttgctcACTCTGACagtttaggcaagttacttaactttctgcctcagtttcttttttgaaaaaaaaaatgaggataatagttCCTGTTCCTGTTTGTTGTGAGTAATGAAATGAATTAAACATGTAAGAAGCTTAAAGTGCTCAAATGATATTGCTGCTATAGCTCATTAGTAGTTTCTACTCAGACTGGGAGAACCTGTACTATGCTTGGTATTTGATAGATGCCATTGTGTGTAAATAATCATGACATTTATTGTCCTCAAAGAGTTTATATTTCATTTGTATGAGTTAAGTCAATAGTTAAATGTAAAATTGTGTTATACAAACACATGcagaatttcaaaatattgtGATATTATTGAGCTAGGAAGTAGGCAAATAGAGATTTTTGTGTGTTAATAGTAAAAAGATCTTGCTTTGGAGTTAGACCTACATTTAAATCCACTTCTGCCAATTACCAGTTATATAATCTAACAAACTCCCAaccttctactttttttttaaccttctactTTTTTATTAAGTGAGGGAATTGCTTACTTCTTCAGATTATTTGATGATAAATAAAGAACCTAAAATGATCACTACAAGTGTGTAAGTTAAGTACTCAAAATGTTGGAAATATTTCTGGGATAACCAAGTTAGGCATatgggagaaga
It includes:
- the CAPRIN2 gene encoding caprin-2 isoform X10 — its product is MVQLSSSPFGYQSPSGHSEEGKQRTMKSAKPQVNHSQHGESQRAMSPLQSALSSAASPSQAYETYIDNGLICLKHKIRNIEKKKLKLEDYKDRLKNGEHLNPDQLEAVEKYEEVLHNLEFAKELQKTFSGLSQDLLKAQKKAQRREHMLKLEAEKKKLRTILQVQYVLQNLMQEHVQKDFKGGLNGAVYLPLKELDYLIKFSKLTCPERNESLSVEDQMEQSSLYFWDLLEGSEKAVVGTTYKHMKDLLSKLLNSGYFESIPVPKHAKEKEVSLEEEMLIKSEKKKQLLKTESVKESESLMELAQPEIQPQEFLNRRYMTEVDYSSKQDEEQSWEADYARKPNLPKCWDMLTEPDGQEKKQETFKSWESSVKHQEVSKPVVSLEQRKQEIPKLRSTLQEEQKKQDVSKTKPTPGQWKQEASKSKPGYIQEEQKKQETLKPWPVQPQKEQEPKKQTSKSWTPSVQSDQDITKSWTSPTCEEQDSRHPETPKSWENNVESQKHPLTPQSQISPKSWGVAAASLIPNDQLLPRKFNTESKDVPKPMHQPVGSSSTLPKDPVLRKEKLQDLMTQIQGTCNFMQESILDFDKPSSAIPSSQPPSATPGSPVASTEQNLSNQSDFLQEPLQVFNVNAPLPPRKEQEIKESPYSPGYNQSFTTASTQTPPQCQLPAIHVEQTVLSQDTAASFPDGTIQVSNGSLAFYPAQTNVFPRPSQPFVNSRGSVRGCTRGGRLLTNSYRSPGGYKGFDNYRGPPSISNGNYSQLQFQAREYPGTPYSQRDNFQQCYKRGGTSAGPRANSRANCFIMRNSLLLIKQQGGVILLR
- the CAPRIN2 gene encoding caprin-2 isoform X9; its protein translation is MVQLSSSPFGYQSPSGHSEEGKQRTMKSAKPQVNHSQHGESQRAMSPLQSALSSAASPSQAYETYIDNGLICLKHKIRNIEKKKLKLEDYKDRLKNGEHLNPDQLEAVEKYEEVLHNLEFAKELQKTFSGLSQDLLKAQKKAQRREHMLKLEAEKKKLRTILQVQYVLQNLMQEHVQKDFKGGLNGAVYLPLKELDYLIKFSKLTCPERNESLSVEDQMEQSSLYFWDLLEGSEKAVVGTTYKHMKDLLSKLLNSGYFESIPVPKHAKEKEVSLEEEMLIKSEKKKQLLKTESVKESESLMELAQPEIQPQEFLNRRYMTEVDYSSKQDEEQSWEADYARKPNLPKCWDMLTEPDGQEKKQETFKSWESSVKHQEVSKPVVSLEQRKQEIPKLRSTLQEEQKKQDVSKTKPTPGQWKQEASKSKPGYIQEEQKKQETLKPWPVQPQKEQEPKKQTSKSWTPSVQSDQDITKSWTSPTCEEQDSRHPETPKSWENNVESQKHPLTPQSQISPKSWGVAAASLIPNDQLLPRKFNTESKDVPKPMHQPVGSSSTLPKDPVLRKEKLQDLMTQIQGTCNFMQESILDFDKPSSAIPSSQPPSATPGSPVASTEQNLSNQSDFLQEPLQAASSPVTCSSNACLVTTDQASSGSETEFMTSETPEAAVSPSKQPSSLASPNPPMSKGSEQGFQSPPASSSSVTINTAPFQAMQTVFNVNAPLPPRKEQEIKESPYSPGYNQSFTTASTQTPPQCQLPAIHVEQTVLSQDTAQTNVFPRPSQPFVNSRGSVRGCTRGGRLLTNSYRSPGGYKGFDNYRGPPSISNGNYSQLQFQAREYPGTPYSQRDNFQQCYKRGGTSAGPRANSRANCFIMRNSLLLIKQQGGVILLR
- the CAPRIN2 gene encoding caprin-2 isoform X11 produces the protein MVQLSSSPFGYQSPSGHSEEGKQRTMKSAKPQVNHSQHGESQRAMSPLQSALSSAASPSQAYETYIDNGLICLKHKIRNIEKKKLKLEDYKDRLKNGEHLNPDQLEAVEKYEEVLHNLEFAKELQKTFSGLSQDLLKAQKKAQRREHMLKLEAEKKKLRTILQVQYVLQNLMQEHVQKDFKGGLNGAVYLPLKELDYLIKFSKLTCPERNESLSVEDQMEQSSLYFWDLLEGSEKAVVGTTYKHMKDLLSKLLNSGYFESIPVPKHAKEKEVSLEEEMLIKSEKKKQLLKTESVKESESLMELAQPEIQPQEFLNRRYMTEVDYSSKQDEEQSWEADYARKPNLPKCWDMLTEPDGQEKKQETFKSWESSVKHQEVSKPVVSLEQRKQEIPKLRSTLQEEQKKQDVSKTKPTPGQWKQEASKSKPGYIQEEQKKQETLKPWPVQPQKEQEPKKQTSKSWTPSVQSDQDITKSWTSPTCEEQDSRHPETPKSWENNVESQKHPLTPQSQISPKSWGVAAASLIPNDQLLPRKFNTESKDVPKPMHQPVGSSSTLPKDPVLRKEKLQDLMTQIQGTCNFMQESILDFDKPSSAIPSSQPPSATPGSPVASTEQNLSNQSDFLQEPLQVFNVNAPLPPRKEQEIKESPYSPGYNQSFTTASTQTPPQCQLPAIHVEQTVLSQDTAQTNVFPRPSQPFVNSRGSVRGCTRGGRLLTNSYRSPGGYKGFDNYRGPPSISNGNYSQLQFQAREYPGTPYSQRDNFQQCYKRGGTSAGPRANSRANCFIMRNSLLLIKQQGGVILLR
- the CAPRIN2 gene encoding caprin-2 isoform X13, whose product is MVQLSSSPFGYQSPSGHSEEGKQRTMKSAKPQVNHSQHGESQRAMSPLQSALSSAASPSQAYETYIDNGLICLKHKIRNIEKKKLKLEDYKDRLKNGEHLNPDQLEAVEKYEEVLHNLEFAKELQKTFSGLSQDLLKAQKKAQRREHMLKLEAEKKKLRTILQVQYVLQNLMQEHVQKDFKGGLNGAVYLPLKELDYLIKFSKLTCPERNESLSVEDQMEQSSLYFWDLLEGSEKAVVGTTYKHMKDLLSKLLNSGYFESIPVPKHAKEKEVSLEEEMLIKSEKKKQLLKTESVKESESLMELAQPEIQPQEFLNRRYMTEVDYSSKQDEEQSWEADYARKPNLPKCWDMLTEPDGQEKKQETFKSWESSVKHQEVSKPVVSLEQRKQEIPKLRSTLQEEQKKQDVSKTKPTPGQWKQEASKSKPGYIQEEQKKQETLKPWPVQPQKEQEPKKQTSKSWTPSVQSDQDITKSWTSPTCEEQDSRHPETPKSWENNVESQKHPLTPQSQISPKSWGVAAASLIPNDQLLPRKFNTESKDVPKPMHQPVGSSSTLPKDPVLRKEKLQDLMTQIQGTCNFMQESILDFDKPSSAIPSSQPPSATPGSPVASTEQNLSNQSDFLQEPLQAAVSPSKQPSSLASPNPPMSKGSEQGFQSPPASSSSVTINTAPFQAMQTVFNVNAPLPPRKEQEIKESPYSPGYNQSFTTASTQTPPQCQLPAIHVEQTVLSQDTAQTNVFPRPSQPFVNSRGSVRGCTRGGRLLTNSYRSPGGYKGFDNYRGPPSISNGNYSQLQFQAREYPGTPYSQRDNFQQCYKRGGTSAGPRANSRANCFIMRNSLLLIKQQGGVILLR